The region CTGGGGAGGCCAGGAAAATGTGGTTTGAGATGATTAAAAAAGGATTTCAGCCAAATGAATACACCTATAATGTAATGATGCATCAGTATTTTAAGATTGGTGATCTTGTTGAGGCAAGGAAAATCTTTGAGGATATGTGCAGCAGAGGTTATGCAGAAACCACAGTTTGCTATACCACAATGATTTCAGGTTTGTGTTTGCATGGAAGGACAGATGAAGCACATAGCTTGTTTGAAGAAATGGTTCAGAAGGGCATTGTTCGTGATTTGATCACATACAATTCTCTTATTAAAGGCCTGTGCAAGAATGGGGAGCTGGTTCAGGCAACAAAACTATTGAATGAACTGCTGGCACAGGGATTAGAGCCATCAGTTTCCTCTCTTAATCCTCTTATTAAAAGACTATGTGAAGAAGGAGATACACAGGGTGCGATTAGGCTGTGGAAGGATATGCAGGATAAGCATTTGCAACCAACAGCCAGTACGCATGATTATATTATAAGTGGGTTATGCAAAGAAGGACATTCTCTGCAGGGATTGGAGTGGTTGCTAAACATGCCGAGTTGGAAGCTGAAACCGCAGGAGCAGACTTTTGAGTTCCTGATTAACAGTCTATCACAAGAAGATATGTTGGATGACATTTTGGTTGTTTTAGAGTTCATGTTTAGAATAGGATATAGACTAAAAGAAAGCACAATTCATTCTTTGGTGAGTAAATTTAGCATGGATGGTTTTCATTTTCCTGACTTATGGTTGGAGAAGATCATAGAAAGGAATTGATATAACTGATTGTGTTGTTTGTATCTTCTATTTACCATCTATGACCAATAAAACGGAGAACAGTTTTGAATTTCTCTTGTAAAAGTGAAGATATAATTTCTGTATATatgtttcttttaaagtttgttTTCATTCTTGAAGCTTCCGAAAGTACATCTTGAAGTTGCAACTTGTCTGCTAATGTTCTTTCAGTTTGTAAATCGAAATTCAGGGTCCTTTTGTAAGCAAAGGAGTTATTTTCCTCATATAAAACAGCAGAGTTTGTCTATTTGGATTAAATGTCTTCTCTAGTTCTCCTTCACAAGAACAAAGAAACCTGCCCTTTTAAGTgtagaaattgaaataaatattcatgCATGAATAAACTCTGAATTGAGTGTCTAGATATGTGTTAAGCTTGATTGCAGAACCAGAGATTTGATGTTGTGTGCCTAACAGGAGAACTATTCAAGAATTAATGTCTTTTACTTACTAGCAGACTATGTATTTACTTGTGCCAATATAAAAACTTTGGTCGAGAAATTAAATCTCCCTAAAAGcgatataaaaaatttaggcTAAAAAATTAGGTGTTAAAGACACCTAATTTGGGTCAATAAAGGACTAAATCGGGTCAATAAAGCTCAATTCCGATTGATATATTAGGTCAAATACCGATTTGGATGAAGAGAATATTTTAGAGACAGGTTATTGGAGTAAATAGAGAGTTTTGAGAACAATAAAAACTAAGGGGATATATAAGAGGTTTGGAAATGATGAGTATATAAGAACTATGAGAAATAGGAAAAATAGAGATAACTCTTGATGCTTATGACTAATCTGGTACTTTTTGACTTGAACAATAAGAAATTGTAGAAGTTTTTTGTTAGTGATCACAATGAGCCTATGTCAACTAGTTCATCCTCCTCAAGTAATAATATTTCCCAATCACAGAATAATTTGAGCCCCGTGAATCTCTTTCTTCTGTTGAAAAAGTCTTACTGTGTTTTGATGTAAATGATGCTGTAGCAGTGAAATGGGACGAATACAGTTAGAATATGTACGAGATGTCTCAAAAATAGAACTAAATTAGCTGATGTTATTTTAACTATGGACAAAATCAGAATACGACAAAAGAATGGTCCAGTTTCACATTTCTGCGTTTGCTTACTTGGAAGATATTGCAGAAATAACAGATGCCAATTTAATGGACAACATTAAATGACGCATgagacaaaagaaaatattggtCCAGTCGAATATATTTATGCGTTTTACTTATCATTGAAGAATGTCGGTCTTCAaattgtgttattatttttacatatagtTTCTTGATTTAGAACTTAGAAATCATTAATTCTAATACTAGAAGTAGTTTTTCTTACATTGCACTCTTCAGAGACTGTAGAATCAGCTGATGCAAATTCAAATGGTCAAAACTAAATGATGAACGAGGCCAAAAAATGATTGGTCCAACCATTTGAGAAATGAGGTTAAATCCCACATTTTTCATGCCATATGATCATAGATATCTTTCTGGTAACAGATTAAAGTTAAAGCAATGAATTAGGAAATTACAGAAGACCTACTAATAAGTGGTTTTAAGTGAAACCAAATTCAAAAGAGGTCCCATCCAAATTAAGAAGTAGCATATTGGTGAGGGGCTTTGAGCATTGATGATGATGCTGAGAGGGTTGGTGATGCCTGAATTAAGACACCTAATTTGTTTGTATTAACGTTTTTGTTCTGCATTAAATTTCATGTAAATTGTAGGTGTGGCTGCATTATCCAAAATAAGCTACTCATAGGTCTATTACATTTGAACAAAGACAAAATGGTTCCATCCACAATTTTCATGTGAACCATAATagaacatgtatatataaagcTGCTATAGAGTGAAAAGTCCAAATAATTTGACACCACACAGATGGTTACAGGTAGTAAAGAAGACACGGATTGTTGGTTGAGATGTCACTATGTCTAAAAAGTGCTCATAAATATGATACATCATATTCACTCATCCAAGCAAAAATATAGTAACCATCAGTCTTATGCATGATGACAAATGCAATAAAAGCAATCGTAAAAATTCAGAATGAGTATATATGGTTGGAAGATTATGCAGTTGGTTTTCTTAAAATCCACTACATATATGTATCATTATGTTCATGTTTCAAGACACATACAAAAAGTTCTATACATAAAAAAGTCATTTAGAAAGAACCATGGAATAAGGAAATTGAAATGCAGTCTAGGGTTTTGTCTGCTAATGGATTTTAACTTCAACACAGATGGGATACATCTGACAAAAGGACCCTACTGGCTTTGATTGACACATACAATATTCTTGATCTTTAGAATCTTGTGGACAAGCTTCATTTTCATATTCTATCCTTATCTTCACATTTTCAACAGGATTATAATTAGGGTATGTTgtagtaatttttgttttttttctttcttttcatgtgTGATTCTGCATCAAAGgctttcattttaaaaatggGCAAGTTAGGTGTACTTAACAGTTCAATCTCTGCTGTATGTTAAAGAATGAATCGGAAGAAAAcatatgacaaattttttttaccttgtTTTGTGGACTTTCCTAGCCTTCAAAATTAAGAAAGCATCATCTGCTTGAAAATACCAACATCTGAAAAGTTAGCACACCTTATTATTATGTATACTCTATGAAAATCATATGATACACGAGTTTTGTCggaccaatttaaaaatcacttaGTTTAAAAGCACTATAGCTCGATGCAGAATAGACTAATTAAAGCCATGTGCTTTACAAGGATGCTTTCTGGAAAATTCTACTTTGTCTTGTTAAGCGTTTGAATTTTCTTTCGTGGATTACTAGAAACattgaaaagtaaaaacaacTTCCTTTAATTGTGTTTGAAGTTTTCAGTATTTTTGTGCACATCTTACCTTCCATATTCAGTCGCAAGAGTGAAGCCAAAGGAGACAAGATGTTAGAGTATCACATTAAGTACAATAAATTATGTAATACAATGATTCATTATGAGATTCTTTCACCAAATAAACCAGTTTTTGTATTGAGTCATTTTGTTTGCTTAATAAATACTAATACAAGCATGTGTAATATAATCTTTTATCCCTCCACAGTTTGTTCCAAAGTCTCATTATAACTTGTTTAGACTATCACACCTTGGAGAACATCTGCTACATATAGTTATATATACTACAATCACCCAAAACTATTTGCTTTACCAAATTTGTTGAATATATTTAATGTATGGCACTTCATGTTAATATAATCAACAGTATAATAACCGATTTTATTGAACTAAGAGAAGGTTTACACTTTATCAGTGTATCAAATAGGGAAATGAATTTTATATGAATGGATTAATGAACAAAATTCTGTCATATGTTGAGTCATGTTTCCAAAACAAAggaaattttagattttatatgcgtgtttaattatttaattctaaagGCTAGAGGGCCACCTTTCCAACCCTAGTGGTAGTGGAGTCCAAATCTTCTCAACAGAATCCAACattattactttaaattaaacccaacattataaataaaaaagcttTTGTGCCAAAAGTAAGGAAAACCAAACTTCATCCAATCACCTACTTTTTTGCCATCAGCAGTCTCTATTATGTAGAGTTATTGACATGGCAAAGCACTTAAAAAGGATACTTGTTCAGTTGTGATTAAACTTGTGCATTATGCATTCAGAACAAACTTTATTACACTATATATACCATTTATTAAGACATATATTAAGCAAAACATCCCATAGGAAGGTATCAACTAGGaacaaaaatgtatataaaatttcacAGTTCATTAATAACTCCGTTGAACAGACTGAACTAATTTGCTATATGATACAAAGAAATATTTGATtatacatacataaaataatcatttgCTCTATATATCATCAAGACATGCGATTGCATAGTAGATTAGTGCCTGATTAATGATTACCGAtatcaaaaacaacaacaatattaaaaatgtgttttcttTGGAGAGATTTATGATGTTTTGTTTAAGTGACGCTAATTGGGCCAAGAAGGAAGGAACCAGGGGTTGATTTAGTTTGTTCCATGGTCTTAGCCTTTCCCTTGGAGACTGAAAGAGTGAGTTCCAGATCAGGAATTGCTGCAATACTATTGTTCGATGAAGATTTCATCTGAGGATGAAGCCACATAACAGCTTCATGATCTGCACCTGCTTCATCTTCACAACAATCATCACTGTCTTTCTGTTTGGTTTCTTGTGCTTGAAGAAGTGACAAGGTGACATCGTTCTCAATTTCACCTGACTTAGAGTTAGAGCTTCCACCAACCTGCcataattaatcaatatctgTAAACACCAAATTTCATTATATATCTAAAGATGGGGTAATAACTAAGGAGTtcatctatatctatatatgtatataccaAGTCAAAAAGACTTGAACGTCTCTTTTTCTTGTTCAAGGTTGCAAGCCGAATAAAGTACTTTTGAGCATGGCTTGCAACTTGTGTTGGGGTTCTTGTAGTCACATAGTTTCTAGAGATACCTCTCCAATCACCTTTTCCCAGCTTCTCCAGTCCAACAAGGAATGTTCTGTGCTCTTCTTCTGTCCATGGCACTCCTAtattatatgtgtatatatgaaCAAAGAtcatcatataatataaaatgatgggtgaacgaagaaagaaaatatatattaagtggCAAAAAATCTGATTTTTCTGTGCAAGAACATAAAAATCCACAGTAAGAAAGGAAgtttaatgttattattgttaCCTTGTGGAGGAATAGATCTAAAAATGTGGATGAATTTGAGTGTGATGCATACCTTTCTTCCTGTCTTGTGGTCGAACAATGAGGCCATCGGAATCTGATAGATGGTCATCAATAGATATTCTTGATGAAGAAAAGGAGGAAGATGGAGAGGATAACAAGGGCAAGGAATCCATGCTGAAGCTTTTCTTGATGGTAAGAGAAGAAGAGTTTGATATGTGTAGTTGAACCCCAAAGAGACGAACTCCTACAAAAGTTGCTCTGAAAGAAGAACATGTCCTGGAATTATGACCTATGTTTCCACAATGTGAGCATTTTCTGCCCATTTTCCCTTCTCAGCTGACACTTTCAGCAGCAGAATAAGAAactgtgtgtgtgtatgtgtgtatcttagaagaaaaagagagagaaagagagcaGAAATAACAGATATGTTTGGTGGTATATATGATGATGAGTGAGG is a window of Vigna unguiculata cultivar IT97K-499-35 chromosome 4, ASM411807v1, whole genome shotgun sequence DNA encoding:
- the LOC114181430 gene encoding transcription factor MYBS3-like; translated protein: MGRKCSHCGNIGHNSRTCSSFRATFVGVRLFGVQLHISNSSSLTIKKSFSMDSLPLLSSPSSSFSSSRISIDDHLSDSDGLIVRPQDRKKGVPWTEEEHRTFLVGLEKLGKGDWRGISRNYVTTRTPTQVASHAQKYFIRLATLNKKKRRSSLFDLVGGSSNSKSGEIENDVTLSLLQAQETKQKDSDDCCEDEAGADHEAVMWLHPQMKSSSNNSIAAIPDLELTLSVSKGKAKTMEQTKSTPGSFLLGPISVT